Within Triticum dicoccoides isolate Atlit2015 ecotype Zavitan chromosome 1B, WEW_v2.0, whole genome shotgun sequence, the genomic segment aagctatgatgagcctagattccgacagatggcttgaggccatgaaatctgagataggatccatgtatgagaaaaaagtgtggactttggtggatttgcccgatgatcggcgagccatagagaataaatggatcttcaagaagaagactgacgctgatggtaatgttactgtctacaaagctcgacttgtcgcaaaaaggttttcgacaagttcaaggggttgactacaatgagattttctcaaccgtagcgatgcttaagtccgtccgaatcatgttagcaattgccatatttttatgaaatctggcaaatggatgtcaaaattgcgttccttaaatggatatctctcagaatagttgtatatgatgcaaccaaaaggttttgttgatcctaaaggtgctaacaaaatggcaagctccagcgatccatctatggactggtgcaagcatctcggagttggaatatatgctttgatgaggtgatcaaaccaTATGTTTTTATATAGAgttttggtgaagcctgtatttacaagaaagcgagtgggagctctgtagcatttctaatattatatgtagatgacatattgttgattggaaatgatatcgaatttttggataacataaaaggatacttgaataaaagtttttcaataaaagacctcggtgaagctgcttatatattgggcatcaaaatctatagagagagatcaagacgcttaataggactttcacaaagcacataccttgataaagttttgaagaagttcaaaatggatcagtcaaatgagggttcttgcctatgttacaaggtgtaaaattgagtaagacccaaagcccgaccacatcagaagatagagagagaattaaagtcattccatatgcctcagccataggttctataaagtatgccatgctatgtaccagaccagttgtgtgccttgctatgagttttacaatggggtacaatagtgatcctggagtggatcactatacaacggtcaaaattatccttaggtacctaaagaggactaaggaaatgtttctcggttatgtaggtgataaagggttcgtcgtaaagggttacgtcgatgcaagctttcacactgatccagatgattgtgAGTCtcgatttggatacatattgaaagtgggagcaattagctagagtagctccatatagAGCTTTGTAGACACggaaattttcaaaatacatatggatctgaatgtgacagacccgttgactaaacctctctgacaagcaaaacatgatcacaccttaatactctttgggtgttaatcacatggcgatgtgaactagattattgactctagtaaaacccttggGTGTTGGTcagatggcgatgtgaactatgggtgttaactcacatggcgatgtgaactagattattgactctagctagTGCAagtgactggaggaaatatgccctataggaaataataaagtcgttattttatatttccttatttcatgataaatgtttattattcatgctagaattgtattaactagaaacttgatatatgtgtggatacatagacaaaacactgtgtccctagtaagcctctactagactagctcgttaatcaaagatggttaagtttcctaaccataggcatgtgttgtcatttgatgaaggggatcacatcactaggagaatgatgtgatggacaagacccatttgttagcttagcattatgatcgttcagttttattgctattgctttcttcatgtcaaatacatattccttcgactacgagattatgcaactcccggataccagaggaatgccttgtgtgctatcaaacatcataatgtaactgggtgattataaagatgctctataggtatctccgaaggtatttgttgagttggcatagatcgagattaggatttgtcactccaagtattggagaggtatctctgggccctctcggtaatacacatcataagaagccttgcaagcaaagtgactaatgagttagtcgcgggatgatgtattacggaacgagtaaagagacttgtcgataaagagattgaactaggtatgtagatactcacgatcaaatctcggacaagtaacataccgatgacaaagggaataacgtatgttgtcataacggtttgactaataaagatcttcgtagaatatgtgggagccaatatgagcatcaaggttccactattggttattgactggagaggtgtctcggtcatgtctacatagttctcgaacccatagagtTCGCTAccttaacatttgatgacgatattgtattatatgaggtatgtgatttggtgaccgaatgttgtctggagtcccagatgagatcatggacatgacgaggagtctcaaaatggtcgagaggtaaagattgatatataggatgatagtattcggacaccagaagtgtttcggagtgtatcgggtatttatcggagtaccggggggttaacggaacccccgagggaaagatatgggccataagaggcagcacaccagcccacaagggtggcgcgcccccctCATGGAAGGAAGCTGagtagggaagggaaagaaggggttcgaccccccccccctttccttctctccttccttttccctttcccccctccggcaaatatggaaggggggaggccaaattggggaggaccccaagtaggattcctcctacttggggcgcacccttgttgttcccctccccctcccacctatatatacatggggaggggcacCTAGAAGAtagaacatcaattgttagccgtgtgcggcgccccctccacagtttacacctccggtcatatcttcgtagtgcttaggcgaagccctgcgcggatcactttaccatcaccgtcaccatgtcattgtgctgacaaaactcatctactacctcgacaacttgctggatcaagaaggcgacggacgtcaccgagctgaacgtgtgcagaactcggaagtGCCGTACATTCGATACTCGATTGGTGGAttacgaagaaagttcgactacatcaactgtgttgtaaaatgcttccgcttacggtctatgagggtatgtagacacactcccccccttgttgctatgcatctcctagatagatcttgctgaaTGTAGGAAAttgttttaaattgcatgctacgttccccaacacttgtggCAATTGGAATGGAGTAGAATGTAATGAGGTGATTCATTCAAAAGTTGAATGGTCATATCAAATCTTCAGAAACCTAAAAAAATAGTGCTCCTAAATAATGGGATAAAAGAGTTGGTGGTTCCAAAAGGCAAAAAGGTGTCTCTTTTTTGTGCACATTAACTTGCTCTATAGTATCTAGTAAAATCAGCATCTCAGCAGTACCATTGTAAACAGAGAAGTACTTAAATAAAATTTATGCATAAATGTCGAAGTCACAACTTGGGGGTATCATACCTATACTGTAACTAGATATAGAAGCAAACTATAAGTTGTTCAAAAGTGATGTCTCAAATGTTATGCTTGCAGGTTCTGGAGCTAACAGAAAATATTTGACATGATTTTGGCTCAGCGGTACCGGAACAAAATGAGTGCGATTCCAACCTACAGAATCTGAGTTTGGTTAGGGTAAGGTTAGCTCGCTCAGAGAGACTCCATGGTACTAATTAAGAAAACACGATAGCACTGAAACTTTGGAAAAAACTTAGTTGTAGAGTGGCTATTGTGGATCCTTTTTGAGGATCCTTGACGGATCTTtgcatggacttcaaaccaaagtaCCTTTGCCTGAGCCCCTCTACATAGTACAActttcatacactcaatataattaTAGCTTTGTAATGGAATAGTCTACCTGTTGCGATGGAATCAGACTATCTAGAGGCACTCAAAATGATCAAAGTTGGAGAAGGGAGCAAATCAAAATATGATTTTATTGTTAGAGAGGTCATTAgtcatatgagagagagagagagagagagattcttgCATTACTCATATCCATCGGAACTGTAATAGAGCTAATCATTTCATGGACAACTTTGGAAGGTTGCAATGCCGAACTACGATTTCGTTAGGCTCTAGTCCAGATGAAGTCCTGGATGTTGTTGGACAGGATTGCAACTCTTAAAGTTTGAGTAACACAAGAACTTattcggaaaataataataatataattctTGGATTCACGAAAAAACTATATATTACAGTATAAAGATTGATGTAGACACATCTTTAAAAGTTTGAGGTGGGGTCACAATTGATACCAAAATATTCATTAGGACTACATTCCCCAAATATAACTCAATAAAAAGTTAGTCCTCTCAATTACTTTGTCATGAATCACCAGAAAAATAATAGAATTATCTAAGATATGCACTCTCAGCGTATCCACTACGTCAACCTACAATTACAATTGTTTTGCTGCAATCTCAACTCTACTTTGGGCATGTTCAATAGCGTGACATCATTTGTATGTAAGAGATACCACATAGAAATTTAGATGAGGTGGATGAAAGAGAAAGAGGTTTTCTTAATAATAGAAGATAATCGATGGACATCTTACAAATAGTGATTTTGTTCTTGTATGGATGGTGCATGTAGTTTGCACTCTACACATAGTCAAGGCTAAAGATAGATTAGTTATAGACATATCGTTGTATGTGTTGTCAACGATGGTGTGTATGCATGATATGTATTGGTAGTACAAACTTGCCTAAGAGTAACTTTAGCAGAGATGCCGTAATGAGCCAATCGTCATCATAACTATCAATATGTGACGCTAAATAAATACGACATTCTAGCATAGTCGTCATACTTGTAGAATCATTATCCTTTATATCTGGCCTCCCAACCTTCATATTTAAACTTTTGAAGCGCACTACATATGAAAGTTGTGCGTGGCACGAAGACAACTTCACATAATTCCTTTACGTGGGGATGACATAGAGATTGGGGAAGAGATGTCTCATTGTCGAATGAGTCACGTACTAGTATGGAGGCAGCCAATATGATTAACGATCAATTATGATGTACTAGTAAATATTGATGAAACAAAACACTGATGTATTTTAGACCAAAATTGGTAATTTCAGACATTTCCAAAACGTGAAATTCGGCAGAAACGCAGACGCAACACCAGTGCATTTCCCTTTACGATTTCCGCACACTTTCCTGGGCCAGAAATCCACGGTGTTTCCGCTCTCCCGCGGACCTCGGGGGTCCATTCGCAAGAACGGCGCAGCCCACTTTGACCTCGCCGCACCGGCGTGCCGTGGGCAGCAAGAAGATCAGCGGCCGACCACCCATCCGGAGGCAAAGGCGAGCGCACCGCGCACACACGCCTTTTCCCCATTCCCTCGGCCCCGCGCCTTCCAGATCCCACCCCTTCCGTCCCCATGGCCTTCTCGCGCCttctcccctcccgccgcctcctcTCCGCCCTCCTCCACACCCCGACCCCGATCCCCGCCGCGCGCgtcaccggcgccgccgccgccaccgccaccctgtCCGCCCACACCCTCCATCTCGCGCGCTTCTTCTCCGCGACGAGGCGGGCCGGGCCGGGCGCCCCGCGGCAGCGCGCGGCGGACATCGGCGCGCGGGCGCGGCAGCTGCAGAGCCGGCGCCTCTGGACCTACGCGCTCACCTTCGGCTGCGCGGCCGGGTTCGTGGTCACCGTGCTCGCCACGTTCCAGGACCAGCTCGTCTTCTACCTCACCCCCACCGACGCGCTCGCGCGCTTCGCCACCGACCCCTCCAAGACCCGCTGCCGGCTCGGCGGGCTCGTCCTCGAGGGCTCCGTCGCCcatccctcttcctcctcctccgagaTCGAGTTCGTCGTCACCGACCTCGTCACCGACGTCCTCGTCCGCTACGAGGGCGCCCTCCCCGACCTCTTCCGCGAGGGCCACTCCGTCGTCGTCGAGGGGTTCCTCAAGCCACTGACGGACGATCTCCGCCGTGACTGGGCGGGGAGAAAGGTCTCCGATAAGGCGCTGGAGGGCCAGTGCTTCTTGCGTGGCACGGAGGTGCTCGCCAAGCACGACGAGAAGTACATGCCCAAGGAGGTCGGCGAGGCGATCGAGCGCAACAAGAAGCAGATCGAGGCGGAtgcggctgccgccgccgctgAGGAGAACGCGGCGGTTGCGGTGGATGGAGCCAAAGCAAACTCGTAAGATTTGCTTTTTTTTGCTTTACGATTTGGATCTTGAGTGCGTGGGATTGAggcatagatagatttgattgtctGAATGAGATGAGTTGGGGACTCTCTGCAGCATGATTCAATTGAAGCTGTTGTAATTGGAGTTGTAATTTTGAGCCCTGAAAAAGGGGATTTTGGCCGGGGAAATAATGAAAACTGACTGTGATAATCCATTCAACACGATTATACGTATTCTTTGGGCAGCAATTGCTATGCTCTTATCACTGGGTACTGTAGATTTTCTAGTGCAGTTACTGGGTTCTTTTGTTGTGATACCTAAGAGACCGACTATTGAATTTTGGTTTTCATAAGCTATCGTTAGATCTCGTGTGTTCAGTTCATTAGCTTTTCTCTTGATTTGAATCCATTCCCACACAAAATTCAGTTCACCCCGTGCAAATGCCCATGTTTGTGTCCTTACTATCATGAACTTCCGAAATTCCCTTCAATGATGTACTGCATTGCTGGTCTGTATCATGAACTTGCGACAGACTGATCGATGGTACCGTTACTATCCATATACTTCATtgtatgatatactccctccgtctcaaaataagtgtcatcaaccttagtacaactttgcactaaagttaatacaaaattgaggaacttattttgggacggaggaagtagttgAACCATATATTATTTGCATATTAATGGGATAATATGTCCTTAATACTTCCTCTGTCCTGAATTATCTGtcctgaattacttgtcttagatttgtttagGTACATGTAATAGTTCTCATCCTTACCTGTGAAGTACTCCCACCGTATCTGACTGATGACATTACAGAGAGCATACATGGAAGCTTGCCGCAATTGTCATTGCTGGATATATAGCATGTTTGTACTATATTGCTCAGCTGACTTTCATTTCGTGATAATTCAGTAGGCTTATATTTTGCCAATGCCTACCTGAAGTATTCAGGGTAAGTgggtaactactccctccgttcctaaatattttctctttctagagattcaaatggattaccacatacggatatatatagacatattttagagtgtagattcactcattttgctctgtatgtagtcatttgttgagatctctagaaagacaa encodes:
- the LOC119338410 gene encoding cytochrome c-type biogenesis protein CcmE homolog, mitochondrial-like, which codes for MAFSRLLPSRRLLSALLHTPTPIPAARVTGAAAATATLSAHTLHLARFFSATRRAGPGAPRQRAADIGARARQLQSRRLWTYALTFGCAAGFVVTVLATFQDQLVFYLTPTDALARFATDPSKTRCRLGGLVLEGSVAHPSSSSSEIEFVVTDLVTDVLVRYEGALPDLFREGHSVVVEGFLKPLTDDLRRDWAGRKVSDKALEGQCFLRGTEVLAKHDEKYMPKEVGEAIERNKKQIEADAAAAAAEENAAVAVDGAKANS